A single Mus caroli chromosome 15, CAROLI_EIJ_v1.1, whole genome shotgun sequence DNA region contains:
- the Parp10 gene encoding protein mono-ADP-ribosyltransferase PARP10, translated as MAEVEAGAALELRGLPPEIPDELITLYFENHRRSGGGLLLSWQRLGCGGVLIFQDPADAKRVLAQAEHQLHGVRLSLRPAPPRAPERVLLQHLPPGTSPLSLEQHVQALLGAAGHPVQTCHALASPRQDCVLVQLSMPLSEAEVSALAEQARNLPLNGATVSLAWVPQTRAVRVLDSASPVDLLLLELYLENERRSGGGPLEGLRSLPGQLGTVISFQQWQVAERVLKQKHWLQGIELSLVPHYDVLEPEALAEGVSGGGHSAMQESGVTGHAPTGAGGLAGALTMAVGSGEAPQQLGTLLRAGPVGAPGQALPIDSGSIRIQGSMGSTSPVDPVESFTELPEQVGPMASDSVGVQEQEGLGEVATDSPGQEGLMGLVGTAMESVETGLESPGYGEMQKQEGLVEMVMSVEPGAVRFLQLYYEDLLASLEDVALFPLEGTDVTGFRLCGARDPCQAAQELLQSLLGSISCHTLNMKHPGSARFLLGVEGQHLLHRLEAQFQCVFGTEHLASATLDIDPERTDPTEALQVLHGHITGIDQENMRLEDVRELLATLESPHGGENWVPLEMEKEKPGGPRETVVEQQEEIPTLEAGEEPVALSTRAPGQLEEEATLQLAIHRSLESQSQVADQQEANALRRAMALSLLEAEEALGEDTGGEAQLVVHTSFEQDVDELNRALSNALEVHLREETVSLQGRMLPPELGARLERCHDVNATLHGDHVVLRGFGVQPARAARHLAALLVGPWDQNLTFPLEASKTNLSEQGLKEPLGRLEALEENSQEFQDVVRAFYSTLDAVHGRIRIVRVERVSHPLLQQQYQLHRERLMQCCQQRPVEQVLYHGTSESAVLDICAHGFNRSFCGRNGTLYGQGVYFAKRASLSVLDRYSPPNAEGYKAVFVAQVLTGDYGQGSRGLKAPPLRASGQVLRYDSAVDCLQQPRIFVIFHDTQALPTHLITCKNILPGTP; from the exons atggcagaggtggaggcaggggcagccTTGGAGCTCCGGGGACTGCCCCCAGAAATACCAGATGAGCTCATTACTCTGTACTTTGAAAACCACCGTCGCTCGGGTGGAGGACTTCTGTTGAGCTGGCAGAGACTTGGCTGTGGGGGTGTCCTCATCTTTCAAGATCCTGCAG ATGCAAAGAGGGTCTTAGCCCAGGCAGAGCACCAACTACATGGTGTCCGACTGAGCCTGAGGCCAGCCCCACCGCGTGCCCCAGAACGTGTGCTTCTTCAACACCTGCCACCTGGCACTTCACCTCTGAGCCTGGAGCAACATGTTCAGGCCTTGCTGGGTGCTGCAGGACACCCTGTGCAGACTTGCCATGCCCTGGCCAGTCCTCGGCAGGACTGTGTCCTGGTCCAGTTATCCATGCCCCTTTCTGAGGCAG aggtcagTGCCCTGGCGGAACAGGCCCGGAATCTGCCCCTGAATGGAGCCACCGTGTCCTTGGCCTGGGTGCCCCAGACCCGAGCAGTACGTGTGTTGGACAGTGCTTCTCCTGTGGACCTGTTATTGCTGGAGCTCTACCTGGAAAATGAGCGTCGCAGTGGTGGCGGACCCCTGGAGGGTCTGCGCAGCCTGCCTGGGCAGCTAGGCACTGTTATTTCCTTTCAGCAATGGCAGG tgGCTGAACGGGTGCTGAAGCAGAAACACTGGCTACAGGGCATTGAGTTGAGCCTTGTCCCTCACTATGATGTCTTAGAACCTGAGGCGCTCGCTGAGGGCGTCAGTGGCGGGGGTCATTCAGCTATGCAAGAATCTGGAGTCACTGGTCATGCTCCTACAGGAGCTGGAGGGCTGGCCGGGGCTCTGACCATGGCTGTGGGCTCTGGGGAGGCACCGCAACAATTAGGAACCCTTCTAAGGGCAGGTCCTGTAGGAGCTCCAGGACAAGCCCTGCCAATTGACTCGGGATCAATTAGGATCCAGGGGAGTATGGGGTCTACAAGCCCAGTCGATCCAGTAGAGAGCTTTACAGAGCTCCCAGAGCAAGTAGGACCCATGGCCTCAGACTCAGTGGGTGTTCAGGAGCAGGAGGGCCTGGGGGAAGTTGCCACAGACTCACCAGGGCAAGAGGGTCTAATGGGTCTAGTGGGGACAGCCATGGAGTCTGTAGAGACTGGGCTGGAGAGCCCTGGGTATGGGGAGATGCAGAAGCAAGAGGGCCTGGTGGAAATGGTGATGTCAGTGGAACCAGGAGCCGTGCGCTTCCTGCAGCTTTATTATGAGGACCTCCTCGCCAGCCTGGAAGATGTTGCCCTTTTCCCACTTGAAGGAACGGATGTGACTGGCTTTCGG CTGTGTGGAGCCAGGGACCCCTGCCAGGCAGCCCAAGAGTTGCTGCAGAGTCTGCTGGGCAGCATCAGCTGCCACACACTGAACATGAAGCACCCAGGCAGTGCCAGGTTCCTGCTGGGTGTGGAGGGGCAGCACCTTCTTCACAGACTGGAGGCTCAGTTCCAATGTGTCTTCGGGACAGAACATCTGGCCAGCGCCACCCTGGACATAGATCCTGAAAGG ACAGATCCCACTGAGGCCCTCCAAGTCCTCCATGGCCACATTACAGGCATCGATCAGGAGAACATGAGACTGG AGGACGTCCGAGAGCTGCTGGCTACCCTGGAGAGCCCACATGGAGGGGAGAACTGGGTGCctctggagatggagaaggagaaaccTGGAGGACCAAGAGAGACTGTTGTAGAGCAGCAGGAGGAAATCCCCACACTTGAGGCTGGGGAGGAACCTGTGGCCCTTAGCACCAGGGCACCTGGGCAGTTAGAAGAAGAAGCCACACTTCAACTGGCTATCCACCGGTCCTTGGAGTCTCAAAGCCAGGTGGCAGATCAGCAGGAGGCTAATGCACTAAGGCGAGCCATGGCCCTCTCCCTGTTAGAAGCAGAAGAGGCCCTGGGTGAGGACACAGGGGGCGAGGCCCAGCTGGTGGTGCACACATCCTTTGAGCAGGATGTGGATGAATTGAACCGGGCATTATCCAATGCCTTGGAGGTACACCTTCGGGAGGAGACAGTGAGTCTCCAAGGGCGCATGCTACCCCCGGAGCTTGGGGCTCGTCTGGAAAGGTGTCATGATGTGAATGCTACCCTCCATGGCGACCACGTTGTCCTCCGTGGCTTTGGGGTACAGCCTGCCCGCGCGGCTCGCCACTTAGCTGCTCTGCTTGTTGGCCCCTGGGACCAGAATTTGACCTTTCCTTTGGAGGCCTCAAAAACCAACT tgtctgagcagggactgaaggaacccTTGGGCAGGCTGGAGGCCCTGGAAGAGAATTCCCAGGAGTTCCAAGATGTGGTGCGGGCCTTTTATAGCACCCTGGATGCTGTCCACGGCAGGATCCGCATTGTTCGA GTAGAACGTGTGTCACACCCATTGCTGCAGCAACAGTACCAGCTGCATCGGGAGCGGTTAATGCAGTGCTGCCAGCAACGCCCAGTGGAGCAGGTCCTCTACCATGGCACTTCAGAGTCTGCAGTGCTCGACATCTGTGCGCACGGCTTCAATCGCAGTTTCTGTGGCCGAAACG GCACACTCTACGGACAGGGCGTGTACTTCGCCAAGCGTGCCTCTCTGTCGGTACTGGATCGCTACTCGCCTCCCAACGCAGAAGGCTACAAGGCAGTGTTTGTGGCACAGGTGCTGACGGGTGACTATGGACAGGGTTCCCGCGGTCTGAAGGCGCCTCCTTTGAGGGCCTCCGGTCAGGTGCTTCGCTACGACAGCGCTGTGGACTGCCTTCAGCAGCCCAGAATCTTTGTCATCTTTCACGATACCCAAGCTTTACCGACTCATCTAATCACCTGCAAGAACATACTCCCGGGTACCCCCTGA
- the Grina gene encoding protein lifeguard 1, giving the protein MSHEKSFLVSGDSYPPPNLVGPQAPMPPYVQAPYPGAPYPQTPFQPSPYGQPGYPRGPSPYPQGGYPQGPYPQGGYPQGPYPQSPFPPNPYGQPPPFQDPGSPQHGNYQEEGPPSYYDNQDFPAVNWDKNIRQAFIRKVFLVLTLQLSVTLSTVAIFTFVGEVKGFVRENVWTYYVSYAIFFISLIVLSCCGDFRRKHPWNLVALSILTVSLSYMVGMIASFYNTEAVIMAVGITTAVCFTVVIFSMQTRYDFTSCMGVLLVSVVVLFIFAILCIFIRNRILEIVYASLGALLFTCFLAVDTQLLLGNKQLSLSPEEYVFAALNLYTDIINIFLYILTIIGRAKE; this is encoded by the exons ATGTCCCATGAAAAGAGTTTCTTGGTGTCTGGGGACAGTTATCCTCCCCCAAACCTTGTGGGGCCCCAAGCCCCTATGCCTCCCTATGTTCAGGCTCCCTACCCTGGAGCCCCATACCCACAGACCCCTTTCCAGCCCTCTCCCTATGGTCAGCCAGGGTATCCCCGTGGTCCCAGCCCCTATCCACAGGGTGGTTACCCTCAAGGGCCGTACCCTCAAGGAGGCTACCCACAGGGGCCATACCCACAGAGCCCCTTCCCGCCCAACCCCTATGGACAGCCACCACCCTTCCAGGACCCTGGCT CACCTCAGCATGGGAACTACCAGGAGGAAGGGCCTCCATCCTACTATGACAACCAGGACTTCCCCGCTGTCAACTGGGACAAGAACATTCGCCAGGCCTTCATCAGAAAG GTGTTCCTGGTGCTGACCCTGCAGCTGTCGGTGACCCTGTCCACTGTGGCCATTTTCACTTTTGTTGGGGAGGTGAAGGGCTTTGTCCGGGAGAATGTCTGGACCTACTATGTCTCCTACGCCATCTTCTTCATCTCCCTCATTGTCCTCAGCTGTTGTGGGGACTTCCGGCGAAAGCATCCCTGGAACCTTGTTGCTCTG TCGATCCTGACCGTCAGCTTGTCCTACATGGTGGGCATGATAGCCAGCTTTTACAACACGGAGGCGGTCATCATGGCCGTGGGCATCACCACAGCTGTCTGCTTCACGGTGGTCATCTTCTCCATGCAG acccGCTATGACTTCACCTCGTGCATGGGCGTGCTCCTGGTGAGTGTTGTGGTGCTCTTCATCTTCGCCATCCTCTGCATCTTCATCCGGAACCGCATCCTGGAGATTGTATACGCCTCGCTGGGCGCTCTGCTCTTCACCTGC TTCCTGGCAGTGGACACCCAGCTACTCCTGGGGAACAAGCAGCTGTCCCTGAGCCCAGAAGAATATGTGTTTGCGGCCCTGAACCTGTACACGGACATCATCAACATCTTCCTATATATTCTCACCATCATTGGCCGTGCCAAGGAGTAG